The nucleotide window AGTCAAACTTGCAACATGACAGTGGCTTATTCTGGAAGGTCTACAAAGGCAAGGAGGCGTGGCGCATGCGAACCGGGAGAGATGATATATACAAGGCTTGAATAGAGGCGTTTCGAGTCGCAGATGAGCTCTACCTCTCTATTCGATTAGGCGGGCGAGGCGCGGCAGGTGCATCCGATGGCGGCATGATTTGGCTGCCAGTTGGCTGGACGGGATCGACAAAGTTGGCAACACATATACATAGCCATGACCAATAGTGAGTGGCTTTGGTTTGCTGGGCATGCAGATAAGTTGCTGCCGACCAGCTTGACAGCAGCTCGTGGTCAACACCCGACGGGAGCAAATATGGAGACGCGGCAGCGGGTTCCTTTCCCAACGGTACCATGTACATGCCATGCAGATTAAGAGGGTGACGGTGCGGTCCCGTCGATTCGGTTATTGACCAGAGTTTGGACAAAGCACTCGCTTCCCGTTTCCTTGCCCCGTTCCTTGCCCTGTTCCGCAATGGTGTGAAGGAATTAGAGATGCGTCGAGGTTCTTGATGGCCATGTCCTCGGAAGTCACCGTTACGCGTCCCGAGGTCTGGCCCATGTCCAGCGCTAGCCCCAAAACACTAGCTAGTAGTTATCGGAAACAAACATCCCATTGCCCATCCACGCCGCCGTCATCGGTAGCCATGCTGCAAGCGAAGCAGTCAGCTCCAAACACCTGTTCTCAAATGTCTCAAGGGCAGGACTGCCGACTCATACATCAGTGACCAAGAGTCAGTACCTGGCAGCTCCCCTCACGGCCCCATCACCCTGCCGCATGTCGCGCAGCGTGGGCAATCGCCGATCGCCGATCAACCTACGAAGCTTGGTGCTGTGTCCAAGGCCGCATTATTGCTTTTATACCTTGCCTAAGCTGGCTATCGCTGAGATGATATATTGCAATCCAACAGCACCGCTGAAACCACCTCTGGCTGTGATTACACAATCTTCTGCCATTCCAAACACGTGCCTCACCGCCGGAAATCCTGTCCGGGTCTGTACAGCCATTAAGAGCGGCATGCTGCAGCCACGTCCATTGGTTGCCTGTTCCTAGCACCGAAAACTTCGGCTGTGGAACAGTCCGTTTTGGCGGCTTACTTGTGTCTGAGATCTGCACCAGCATTTGACCTGCTTCATCGCCGATTCATGTCATCCCACTTGCGTATCCCTGGAACCTTTGGAAGCACCGCTCGTCAAATTCACGCAAGCCCCCACCAATCTCAGGAGGCTTGCTCTATTCTCACAATGGGAATCCTCTGGACCATCATGCCACTTATGCCACGTCAGTTAGGCCTGATATTACACAGTACATGTGTTCTTGGCGACGTACTGCAGCTGTCGAGTCAGAACAAAAAGACAACGACTACATGCCGAAGTTGCTACCCGATATCACCGCGACATGTTCCCGATCCTTGCCTTCACCGAAAACAGCTCGGCTGTATCACATCATCCCTAAACATCCCTAAATCAACTTCAACGTCGATTGGTCGAACTGACACGAGGAAGGAAAGCCTCCCAGGGTCCCCTAACTGGACCCACCAGATTCACCTCGCTCTCTCCGCAATCCGAGCATATCACGCGTCTGGGTCGAACACGCATTCATGCGGTGCTTATCACAGCTTTGATGTTTCAACTTCTAGACATAGGCCAACATCACATAATCGCTGGAGGGGGAAGCAATTCAATCCTTCAAGTACGTTGACACATATTTCTCAGACCTGTCATTACCGCTTTTCGGTTCCGGCAGTGGCTCAATCCCCAGTCTGTGTATTTCATACCCTACAGGAAGCTAATGCAGCCTCCCGAACTTTGCTCAAAGTCACAGGCATGTCTAAGTACTGATTCAACATTACGAGCCGTTGTGTGTATACAGCTTTTCGGATGTCACCGTGTCTCTCCAACGCAAACGTCGTCAAAAGGAAACTACAACCATAGGAATATACTACTTGTCATCCCGTGGTATAAAACTTAAAGGTTGTCCATAAAGGTTAGCATACATGGCCTTCTAATCTTGATCTGTCATTGACGCAACTCGGAACTATATTCCCGGCAGGTGAGGGTATCTCCGCATGTACAGCATGGCGCTATCCACAAAGATTCTGCACCTTGAGTGGGGCCTGCAGTACTAAAAGGATTACCCCGCTAAACATGGGCATGGTGATTTGGTGCTTTCAAACGTTTTGCTCAAGCAGGCCACTGATCAGTAGAAAGCTGATATGCGAGCTACCTTTGAGGCAAAAAACAGAGCCTGCATCATCAATCCTGAGCTGTCGGAAAGAGGCACAGTCATACTCTCTGGTTATAAGTTCTATTGCGATCCGAGGAGCTCTCGTTGGCGCCAGTAATACCAAGTCGAGCCGATAAGAGCAGTTGTAACTAGTATTCCTGTTCGAGAATCCAAGCACGATGAACACACATCCATAGTACCAATGTCTTCCAGTGAAACATCAAATTGTGTTTCAACCCATTCCCCAGCCTAAAAAGATATTACTCGACCACTCACTTAAACAACTCTATCGCATCCAGAATAACATTAGGCGCCAAAAACCCAGTCCCCGAACTCCCACTCGCACAACTAATCGTAATACTATTACTACTAAGCAGCGTACCAGCCGGGAGAGCATAATCGTAAACCTCGCCGAACCCGCGATACGCCCCTCTCGTAAAGCCTCGGGAATCAATCAGCGTGGGCGCCGCAGGCGTCGCAGGGCTAAAACTATTAACCACGACAGCGGGCCTACAGCCCTGGAAAGCGAGGGTAGTACCAATGCGAAGTGTCGTAGCTCCCGTCTCCGTGCTGGAAAACTTGATAGTGAAGGGGTTCTTTCCCTGAATGATAGCCATGGGCACGCTATCTAGGGTACTAGTACCAACGGTATACGTAAGCGGATCCCAAGATTCCATGCGCGCGTCCGAAGGATGCATCCTAAGCTGTTTATCCGCGTTGCGGAACCCCTTTGGTTGGCCGTCCCAAACACCAATCTGCCAGATCGTCGTTCTCTTGTCGGTAGACGCGGCGATGTTTGCTGTGGTGGCAGCGCCGGCGGAGACAGAAACGGTGGAGGCGCCGACTTTGAATTCGCCTTGGTACAGGACTTGGGTGTACGTTCCTGGTTTCATGGCTGGGGAGGTGAATTTTCCGGAACCGTCGGCGTAGGCCCAGTATTGGGCTGCGCTGTTGTACCAGTGGACAACAGTTTGGAGACCAGAGGCAACGCCTGTTGCTGAGCCGGTCACGGTGCCGCGGGCAGAGGGGCCGACGTAGCCGGGGATGCTGAGGTCTTTGAAGAAAGTGGTGTCGAGGGAGGAGCCGCCGGATGGGACGGAGGAACCGGTGAATGTTAGTGCATATGGGCCGTGCAAGCCCTGGCGGAATGCTTCGAGCTGCACGTGATTGCTGTTCATATAGAAAGTTAGAGATGATTCTTCGGGTctgttgttggtgttgatgtCGCGGTGGAAAGGACCACCGGAGGAGGTCTCATAGGAGTAGAAGTTCATGACAAGACAGGCATGAATCGGGGTTGTGTCGCGGTATACGCAGTGCTGTTGAATTCATTAGTTAATTTGACCAACCAGGGGAACCAGTGTTGAATGTCACGTACAACAGCATCATCGATGAAGCGTTGGCTGGAATAAAACTTGCTCCGTGTCTGGCTGCCTACAATGAAGACATCTGAGCCCTCGACTGTGGAAGTTTCTCCATTAGTCGTCGACACGACACCAAAAGGATACTCCAGAGGTAGCACAGTGTTCTTGATACGAGCAAGGAAGCGTAGTTCCCCAACGGCGGGCTCAGCGGTGGTAGATGTCGCCATGTATATATTTGCTTCTCCGGACTTTGCAACCATGTATTGCGTTAGGGTACCCGCAACACAAGTAATTTTGATATACTGGTCTACCACATCTGTAAGCTTGTATCAAAGAAAAAAAGGTTGAGACGAACTAACTTCCAACTGTTTCAAACTTAACCGTCGCACTGCCAAGCCCAGAATTAATTTGTGACCCTCCCTTGGAGTCCTGCAGCTCCTCGCCCTGGTACTTGAGCGAAATGATATCGCAGTTCGTGGAGTCTACAGTGAAGACTAGAGTGGCAGTCGAGCCTGTATCAACAACAATATTGGTACCAGTCTGTGTAACGCCAAAAGCTAGATCAACTCTTTAGCGCTTTGCACCATCCACTATCAGGTACCTGCATACCTGCCAAAGCTGGCGCGGAGAGCGTGGCCACAGCCAGCAATGTGCTCTTGAACAACATGATCGAAAGAAGCTGAACGAAAACAACTGTGAGGGGGAAATGGGAAAGGAAGCTATTCTAACGAGCGGTGTGGTTAGAAATATCACGCTGTCAAAGTACTTTATCTACCTCCGATACCGACAGAAGATCTACACAAGGGCTCTCGTGACCCTGCAGAATGAGCTCTCGGCGCCAAATGCTCCGAAGGACTTGTCCCATTCCACCTGCCATTGACCCATGGTCTCCCCAATCCGTACATTAGGACTCAGTCTGCGGCATGTGCTCAGTTCACGTCGCGGCTCCATGCGAACCGTTGTTGGAAGCGGAGGACAAGGCTCGAATCAATCCGCCTCGAACATGGCTGCCCGCCCTGTAATCATTTAGTGTGACGGACCATCATTATGGCAGGCGTGAGTTTTCCGGTAATTTGGGCTCGGCGTGGGGGGGAGGTCTAGGTCCCGAGAGTCTGGGTACATGCGTTATTAGTGGCGGAAGAAATCTTGGCCTGGGAAACAAGCATCTGGAAAGGGATATTTGTTTAGGATGCGCTGCTGGACGACTCCGCAGTTGAAAAGTTAATTTTGGTAAGCGTGACCGCAAGCTAACACTGTTCTCACATCAGAAAGAGGGGGGGGGCTATTTTGGACGACGGGAGTGGATCCGAGTGAATGTTGATGTAACATAAACTTTGGCCAGCATGTTGAGTCCGTTCTTCCACATTAGAATTTCGGGTGAGATCGGTACATAATGATGCCGCTGTAGGGCCTTCGTAGACCGAATGAAAGCTTCGACCTACACGAAGTAAGCGCCATTCGCCCGAGAGCAAAAGAAAAAGACTAGGAACAGAGATTCTAGGAAGAAGCATACCGCTCAATCCACGCCTGTAGGACACTCGTTTTTGTACAGCGGATTGACCTCCACCTGGCGACACCAAAGCGCCCAAGGCCTCGTAAGCGTAGCTGATATTGATTCCCATGCATCATGACATTCTCTGTCGCTCAGATACTTCAGGGCGCCGCCCTCACCCTTCGCATGACCCGACTTGATCTTCCCACCGGACTCCACGTCGACCTTGCCCTCGAGCGCATAGCCTGTATGTGCATTCAAAATGGTCAAAGCGGCCGTCTGTGCCTTTGCGGCCTCTTTCGTGTAGATGGCCTGGTACACCGCTTCCTCGATGCCATGCGCGACCGTTGTGAAACCATGTCCTTGTAGGAGGACGACAGCGTGATCAGGCTCCATTTTCGGTTCTGAGGACGCGCCGCCGAACTGTGTGGGCAGTGCAGAGCGTACTTTGGAGTAGATGAACCCGGTGGACGTTGCAGGCTTGAAGGCTGCTGCGAGAGAGGCGCCGAGTATGTTGTCGCGGATGAGGAGATCATGTTTCGAGTCAGAGGGATAGTGACTCGAGGCATCCCATACGGGTACATTGGTGCCTGAAATGGAGGTGTTAGCAGCAAATCATAGTAGCTCGAGTTGTGGGAAATGGTACCTAAGAAACCAGCCATGTGAATGGTGTTCTTTAGTGGTACACCACTAACACAATATGGCAGAACATCGCTAGCATGGCTGTGAACTACACTGTTGACTGCTGGAAACCTCTTGTAGATCTCGCTATGGATATGTCGCTCCAAATACCCCGGCTTCGGGTTCTTTTCGACTGCTTCGGCGCCATCGACGTTATACTCGACTAAATCATCTGGCGAGCTGACTAATGCTGGAGGCATGTTGCATGGCATCCAGAATGTTGCCGGGTTATCGGGCGATCGCACTGATATATGACCATATGCGTCGACGATGTCATTGTTGTGGAGAATATGGCAGGCTGTGACAAGGCCTTTGAAGAGATCTTCTAGGCCGACCTTTTCGCGTTTAGGGAAGTATCCGACAGACATGTTTTAGTTGGGAAAATGGTAAACCATGATGGGCGAGATTTGGGGACTTATGGTGGTGCGGTCGTTCTTGCGTCCAACGCCTGATGACGTCTGTCGCCCGCGGAGAAGTAGCCGAGATGGCGTCGGGTGTGACGCTTGCTCAGCTCCGAGCAACCTACACCACGAACTTTACGCTGCAGATGTGCATAACCTACGTGCTCAAATAAGCATATATATACTAGCAACAATCGTTTCTGAGACAGAAAGCTAGCTACACGAGTATGTATATTCATGCTCGCGGTGCGTATTATCCCACACCTTGCTACAGGCAGGACCATCCACAGGCCCTAACAGCCACTTCAATCGCAACTACGTCTTTCAAGCTTTTTGAATCGTCTAGGATATCTCAATACATAACTACATAAAGGACTAAACGGTTAGACTGATCATCACTAGAAGGACTCATAACTCAACTATTGCACCCCTCCCTCCGACTAGTCCTAAGCACGCCACGTCGTCGCCATGTGGCCCCTTAAACACTCTCCCTCTCCTCATATTTAAAGAATGGAGCTGGAGCCGGTGCGCAAACCTCCTGAATTGTTCCTCCTCTACCATGATGTAGAAACCTCCATGCATTGATGGTATCAACATGTACTCACAAGGCCCCGCCGATACTCGACTCATGGCATTCAACACCACCAGCTACGCCAAAAACGCACATCTTCCTCAAAAAAGGCTGCAACTGACAATGACGAGTCATTGCCATGAATTTACGGAGCATCGACCCATACCCATGAGACCAACATCGACTGTTACTCTATCTCACCCGGGTGACGTTCATCTGGACATCTCCAAATACCTACTTGAAACAACCTCTTATCTTGATGATTGTAACAGAACCTACAAGCCCATGTGAGCGAGAACAAAAACATTAGCATGAATGAACTATCAAAGCGCAGACCCTGATATCACAAAAGGTATCCACGCTGTCATGTCGAAATTGAGTATTCGTTCGATTGTTTATTTCGTGTTTGTGTCGCGTAGGCATTCCTGAAATCCGCATCGCAAATACTAATTCCATCTTTTGTTCTGTGCTGTGTTGTAAACTAGGCTTTCGCTCGATCCGTGTGTGGGGGGTTCTCCGGAAAGACCAGCTGTTCCAGAGGGCGCGCAAAAAAGAACTGTCTCATCCACTCTCCATCCATCGAGGGTATATACCTGGGCCCGAGCCTTGCTTGCTACCACCATCACTACTTCCCGCGATACCTGCCGCGGCTTGAGTAGTTGAAGCCCCCACCTACCGTTCCGTCAATGACCATGTTTGTCCTTACAAGATTAATTAACCAAAGACGCAGAGATGCCATGCATCATCCGAGCAACCGAATAGCGTGTCATGAGACCGAGCCATCACCATCCCACCTCCTGCTGTGTCAGACACGCCAGACCTCTCTTCATTTCACGTATTATCTCCTCTTGTTCGGATAGTCATCGCATATCCATATCGACATCCTGGTCGCCCATGCCATCGAGTAAATCGCTCTCGCCGCTCTCGCCACTCGTCTCCTCGCTATCACTGTCCTCATCCACAATCTTGCCCTCGACCTCACACTTTCGCGCAAAACAACAGCCATCCTTTTCTTCTCCACCCACTCCGATGCCAGTATACAGGCCCTTTTTGACTTCTTCGATGACCTTGTCCAGGTCAACGGTACAGCCGTTCTCGTTGTCGTAAATCATCTTCTTGGCCCGGCTGTTGG belongs to Pyrenophora tritici-repentis strain M4 chromosome 10, whole genome shotgun sequence and includes:
- a CDS encoding RhgB-N multi-domain protein, producing MLFKSTLLAVATLSAPALAAFGVTQTGTNIVVDTGSTATLVFTVDSTNCDIISLKYQGEELQDSKGGSQINSGLGSATVKFETVGNQYIKITCVAGTLTQYMVAKSGEANIYMATSTTAEPAVGELRFLARIKNTVLPLEYPFGVVSTTNGETSTVEGSDVFIVGSQTRSKFYSSQRFIDDAVHCVYRDTTPIHACLVMNFYSYETSSGGPFHRDINTNNRPEESSLTFYMNSNHVQLEAFRQGLHGPYALTFTGSSVPSGGSSLDTTFFKDLSIPGYVGPSARGTVTGSATGVASGLQTVVHWYNSAAQYWAYADGSGKFTSPAMKPGTYTQVLYQGEFKVGASTVSVSAGAATTANIAASTDKRTTIWQIGVWDGQPKGFRNADKQLRMHPSDARMESWDPLTYTVGTSTLDSVPMAIIQGKNPFTIKFSSTETGATTLRIGTTLAFQGCRPAVVVNSFSPATPAAPTLIDSRGFTRGAYRGFGEVYDYALPAGTLLSSNSITISCASGSSGTGFLAPNVILDAIELFK
- a CDS encoding class II aldolase, which produces MSVGYFPKREKVGLEDLFKGLVTACHILHNNDIVDAYGHISVRSPDNPATFWMPCNMPPALVSSPDDLVEYNVDGAEAVEKNPKPGYLERHIHSEIYKRFPAVNSVVHSHASDVLPYCVSGVPLKNTIHMAGFLGTNVPVWDASSHYPSDSKHDLLIRDNILGASLAAAFKPATSTGFIYSKVRSALPTQFGGASSEPKMEPDHAVVLLQGHGFTTVAHGIEEAVYQAIYTKEAAKAQTAALTILNAHTGYALEGKVDVESGGKIKSGHAKGEGGALKYLSDRECHDAWESISATLTRPWALWCRQVEVNPLYKNECPTGVD